The following are encoded in a window of Dysidea avara chromosome 4, odDysAvar1.4, whole genome shotgun sequence genomic DNA:
- the LOC136252233 gene encoding uncharacterized protein isoform X4: protein MGWSLENSQRFREDSIDKHYCSEADAVIMVYDCCDQGSYSSIDGWNYEMYCYLADKLDDNMPVIMVANKKDKLKEATEEATTNYIDFKIAQKKAATLGYMCMETSAKSGENIQKLFKMIAKTLVDNHCPKVPDTVNMLTERDVERKLILDRAKRLQQNLNKAKKQHGTLPVRFLKLFFTGSGAAGKTSFVNLLLKKRINKDHHSTNVVHSSHAVSCKMAAFQGSPDSINWIELGSDVEIGFLKSVLLPTKTTSSLPAPHTPQSTKDSVQPLQSLPTDILVKQSYKHPVQQEVSLKQWVTGLFVKSVKGSSLSTFQTILNSASQSTFTHRPGEVLNIITLLDTGGQPQYIHLLPTININPTVTFVVHDLSKSLDDQVLVEYSQHGKHIFTPYHLRYSNRDMIKLLMSSANDALERSPPKIPHLAPISSTNNSSYICLVGTHADKVPKQVKTKTADQLAALVDKTHCSKAAVWQTTEGSVLFSVDNSTAGSRLDEDPIANIIRNRIETLAREKEVYELPITWMLLELEIRQACAKKQKSYMSFDDCFALANKTGLISDKEEVRSVLLYHHLLGVLIYFAEVPGLCDYVITDHQWWFDKLSSIICVTFQQASLNRHDFHKLKYEGLFSKDLLQHIEWEEDIKEEFFLSLLVHMRIIAPVVVEEKKEEYFIPFVLPTFTLQQRDEILLHYGQLLGQPLLVQFRSGLLPRGFFCSLIVELLQHSPKGWHPHFSHDGVHHTFSNLITFSLPDGYSLSLFDKVSYLEVQMRHINNDSPSSIHIKASYNYLVYALTEVCIHLNFDYERLQYGFLCQCGKSTEDHIAVLPETLSSTTIYAQCSINSVFRIKLEAPQLMWLVYNENYLPAENGSTDDMTPLTVVKTPDQPAIKRPAMRLLHEVVIPRIAADWSLVADYLEYEVEDKKLIREKCHHDPLKCCVELLENWLSTDKGASPKSWSKLIEILRQIKILTSTTEKIVQDLAKAGVFV from the exons ATGGGCTGGTCCCTGGAAAACTCACAA AGATTCAGGGAGGACTCGATAGACAAACATTATTGCTCCGAGGCTGATGCTGTTATAATGGTGTATGATTGCTGTGACCAGGGATCTTACAGCAGCATTGATGGGTGGAACTACGAGATGTACTGTTACCTTGCTGACAAACTTGATGACAACATGCCGGTGATCATGGTCGCAAACAAGAAAGACAAATTAAAGGAGGCAACGGAAGAAGCAACTACCAATTACATAGACTTCAAGATTGCACAGAAGAAGGCAGCAACTTTAGGCTACATGTGTATGGAAACAAGTGCCAAATCTGGCGAGAATATCCAAAAGTTGTTTAAAATGATAGCAAAGACATTAGTGGATAATCATTGTCCTAAAGTACCTGATACTGTGAACATG CTAACAGAAAGAGATGTAGAAAGGAAACTAATTCTTGATAGGGCTAAGCGGCTGCAGCAAAATCTTAATAAGGCTAAGAAGCAACATGGAACTCTTCCTGTGAgatttttaaaactgtttttTACAGGATCAGGAGCTGCTGGTAAAACTAGTTTTGTTAACTTGCTGTTGAAAAAGAGAATCAATAAAGATCACCACAGCACCAATGTTGTTCACAGTTCTCATGCTGTGTCTTGTAAAATGGCTGCTTTTCAAGGATCCCCTGACAGTATCAATTGGATTGAACTTGGCTCTGATGTTGAAATTGGTTTTCTGAAATCGGTTCTACTTCCAACAAAGACAACATCATCACTGCCAGCTCCTCACACACCACAATCTACGAAAGACTCCGTACAGCCTTTGCAGTCTTTACCTACAGATATTCTAGTCAAACAATCCTACAAACATCCTGTACAACAAGAGGTTTCTTTAAAGCAATGGGTTACTGGATTATTTGTGAAATCAGTTAAAGGTTCAAGTCTGTCCACTTTTCAAACCATTCTTAATTCAGCCTCCCAATCTACCTTCACTCATCGACCAGGAGAAGTACTAAACATCATCACTTTGCTGGACACTGGAGGTCAGCCACAATACATCCATTtgttacccacaatcaatattaACCCAACAGTAACTTTTGTTGTTCATGATTTATCCAAAAGCCTTGATGATCAAGTGTTGGTGGAGTACAGTCAACATGGCAAGCACATATTTACACCATatcatttgagatactctaaccgGGATATGATCAAGTTGTTAATGTCATCTGCAAATGATGCACTGGAAAGATCACCTCCAAAAATTCCACATCTAGCACCAATTTCCAGCACAAACAATTCTTCTTACATTTGCTTGGTGGGTACTCATGCAGATAAAGTACCAAAACAAgttaaaacaaaaacagcagaTCAGTTAGCTGCTCTGGTAGACAAAACACATTGCAGCAAAGCTGCTGTGTGGCAGACTACAGAAGGAAGTGTTCTGTTTTCAGTAGACAATTCTACTGCTGGTTCAAGGCTTGACGAAGATCCTATAGCAAACATAATTCGAAATAGGATTGAAACTCTAGCAAGAGAAAAAGAAGTTTATGAGTTGCCAATAACCTGGATGTTGTTGGAGCTGGAAATTAGGCAGGCTTGTGCTAAAAAGCAGAAATCATACATGTCATTTGATGATTGTTTTGCACTTGCCAATAAAACTGGTTTAATTTCTGATAAAGAAGAAGTCAGGAGTGTGTTATTGTACCACCACCTGTTGGGTGTGTTGATATACTTTGCAGAAGTTCCAGGATTGTGTGATTATGTCATTACTGACCACCAGTGGTGGTTTGATAAACtgagtagcatcatatgtgtcACTTTTCAACAAGCTTCTCTCAACCGTCACGATTTTCATAAACTAAAATATGAAGGTCTGTTCTCAAAGGATCTACTTCAGCACATTGAATGGGAAGAAGACATCAAAGAAGAATTCTTTTTGTCTTTGCTTGTCCACATGAGGATCATTGCTCCTGTAGTTGTAGAGGAGAAGAAAGAGGAATACTTCATACCTTTTGTTTTACCTACTTTTACTCTGCAACAAAGAGATGAAATTCTTCTTCACTACGGACAACTTCTAGGACAGCCGTTGTTAGTTCAGTTTCGTTCTGGTCTCCTACCAAGAGGATTCTTCTGTTCTCTGATAGTTGAACTACTACAACATTCACCTAAAGGCTGGCACCCTCATTTCTCTCATGATGGTGTACACCACACCTTCAGTAATTTGATCACATTCAGTTTACCTGATGGTTATTCCTTGTCATTGTTTGATAAAGTGTCTTATCTTGAAGTGCAGATGAGGCACATTAATAATGATAGTCCATCTAGTATCCACATAAAGGCTTCTTACAATTATCTGGTATATGCTCTTACAGAAGTTTGTATTCACTTAAATTTTGATTATGAAAGATTACAGTATGGCTTTTTGTGTCAGTGTGGTAAAAGCACTGAAGATCATATTGCTGTTTTACCAGAAACACTTTCGTCTACTACAATTTATGCCCAATGTAGCATAAACAGTGTGTTCCGTATAAAACTGGAAGCTCCACAATTAATGTGGCTTGTATATAATGAAAATTATCTACCAGCTGAAAATG GATCAACTGATGATATGACTCCATTGACTGTTGTCAAGACACCTGATCAACCAGCCATCAAAA GACCAGCAATGAGGCTACTACATGAGGTGGTGATTCCCAGAATAGCAGCTGACTGGAGTTTGGTGGCTGATTATTTGGAGTATGAGGTGGAGGATAAAAAGTTGATTAGAGAGAAGTGTCACCATGATCCACTGAAATGTTGTGTGGAACTTTTGGAAAATTGGCTATCCACTGACAAAGGAGCTTCCCCTAAATCTTGGTCCAAGTTGATTGAGATTCTCAGACAGATCAAAATTCTTACATCAACAACAGAAAAGATAGTGCAAGATTTGGCTAAAGCAGGAGTTTTTGTGTAG
- the LOC136252233 gene encoding uncharacterized protein isoform X1, with the protein MAAQVQDEVDGTSVQVDDAFGVIIIGDCGVGKTSILLRFFKDVFYSNPVAEFDYISNFVKEVDVNGKLVKLHVWEPAELRFREDSIDKHYCSEADAVIMVYDCCDQGSYSSIDGWNYEMYCYLADKLDDNMPVIMVANKKDKLKEATEEATTNYIDFKIAQKKAATLGYMCMETSAKSGENIQKLFKMIAKTLVDNHCPKVPDTVNMLTERDVERKLILDRAKRLQQNLNKAKKQHGTLPVRFLKLFFTGSGAAGKTSFVNLLLKKRINKDHHSTNVVHSSHAVSCKMAAFQGSPDSINWIELGSDVEIGFLKSVLLPTKTTSSLPAPHTPQSTKDSVQPLQSLPTDILVKQSYKHPVQQEVSLKQWVTGLFVKSVKGSSLSTFQTILNSASQSTFTHRPGEVLNIITLLDTGGQPQYIHLLPTININPTVTFVVHDLSKSLDDQVLVEYSQHGKHIFTPYHLRYSNRDMIKLLMSSANDALERSPPKIPHLAPISSTNNSSYICLVGTHADKVPKQVKTKTADQLAALVDKTHCSKAAVWQTTEGSVLFSVDNSTAGSRLDEDPIANIIRNRIETLAREKEVYELPITWMLLELEIRQACAKKQKSYMSFDDCFALANKTGLISDKEEVRSVLLYHHLLGVLIYFAEVPGLCDYVITDHQWWFDKLSSIICVTFQQASLNRHDFHKLKYEGLFSKDLLQHIEWEEDIKEEFFLSLLVHMRIIAPVVVEEKKEEYFIPFVLPTFTLQQRDEILLHYGQLLGQPLLVQFRSGLLPRGFFCSLIVELLQHSPKGWHPHFSHDGVHHTFSNLITFSLPDGYSLSLFDKVSYLEVQMRHINNDSPSSIHIKASYNYLVYALTEVCIHLNFDYERLQYGFLCQCGKSTEDHIAVLPETLSSTTIYAQCSINSVFRIKLEAPQLMWLVYNENYLPAENGSTDDMTPLTVVKTPDQPAIKRPAMRLLHEVVIPRIAADWSLVADYLEYEVEDKKLIREKCHHDPLKCCVELLENWLSTDKGASPKSWSKLIEILRQIKILTSTTEKIVQDLAKAGVFV; encoded by the exons AGATTCAGGGAGGACTCGATAGACAAACATTATTGCTCCGAGGCTGATGCTGTTATAATGGTGTATGATTGCTGTGACCAGGGATCTTACAGCAGCATTGATGGGTGGAACTACGAGATGTACTGTTACCTTGCTGACAAACTTGATGACAACATGCCGGTGATCATGGTCGCAAACAAGAAAGACAAATTAAAGGAGGCAACGGAAGAAGCAACTACCAATTACATAGACTTCAAGATTGCACAGAAGAAGGCAGCAACTTTAGGCTACATGTGTATGGAAACAAGTGCCAAATCTGGCGAGAATATCCAAAAGTTGTTTAAAATGATAGCAAAGACATTAGTGGATAATCATTGTCCTAAAGTACCTGATACTGTGAACATG CTAACAGAAAGAGATGTAGAAAGGAAACTAATTCTTGATAGGGCTAAGCGGCTGCAGCAAAATCTTAATAAGGCTAAGAAGCAACATGGAACTCTTCCTGTGAgatttttaaaactgtttttTACAGGATCAGGAGCTGCTGGTAAAACTAGTTTTGTTAACTTGCTGTTGAAAAAGAGAATCAATAAAGATCACCACAGCACCAATGTTGTTCACAGTTCTCATGCTGTGTCTTGTAAAATGGCTGCTTTTCAAGGATCCCCTGACAGTATCAATTGGATTGAACTTGGCTCTGATGTTGAAATTGGTTTTCTGAAATCGGTTCTACTTCCAACAAAGACAACATCATCACTGCCAGCTCCTCACACACCACAATCTACGAAAGACTCCGTACAGCCTTTGCAGTCTTTACCTACAGATATTCTAGTCAAACAATCCTACAAACATCCTGTACAACAAGAGGTTTCTTTAAAGCAATGGGTTACTGGATTATTTGTGAAATCAGTTAAAGGTTCAAGTCTGTCCACTTTTCAAACCATTCTTAATTCAGCCTCCCAATCTACCTTCACTCATCGACCAGGAGAAGTACTAAACATCATCACTTTGCTGGACACTGGAGGTCAGCCACAATACATCCATTtgttacccacaatcaatattaACCCAACAGTAACTTTTGTTGTTCATGATTTATCCAAAAGCCTTGATGATCAAGTGTTGGTGGAGTACAGTCAACATGGCAAGCACATATTTACACCATatcatttgagatactctaaccgGGATATGATCAAGTTGTTAATGTCATCTGCAAATGATGCACTGGAAAGATCACCTCCAAAAATTCCACATCTAGCACCAATTTCCAGCACAAACAATTCTTCTTACATTTGCTTGGTGGGTACTCATGCAGATAAAGTACCAAAACAAgttaaaacaaaaacagcagaTCAGTTAGCTGCTCTGGTAGACAAAACACATTGCAGCAAAGCTGCTGTGTGGCAGACTACAGAAGGAAGTGTTCTGTTTTCAGTAGACAATTCTACTGCTGGTTCAAGGCTTGACGAAGATCCTATAGCAAACATAATTCGAAATAGGATTGAAACTCTAGCAAGAGAAAAAGAAGTTTATGAGTTGCCAATAACCTGGATGTTGTTGGAGCTGGAAATTAGGCAGGCTTGTGCTAAAAAGCAGAAATCATACATGTCATTTGATGATTGTTTTGCACTTGCCAATAAAACTGGTTTAATTTCTGATAAAGAAGAAGTCAGGAGTGTGTTATTGTACCACCACCTGTTGGGTGTGTTGATATACTTTGCAGAAGTTCCAGGATTGTGTGATTATGTCATTACTGACCACCAGTGGTGGTTTGATAAACtgagtagcatcatatgtgtcACTTTTCAACAAGCTTCTCTCAACCGTCACGATTTTCATAAACTAAAATATGAAGGTCTGTTCTCAAAGGATCTACTTCAGCACATTGAATGGGAAGAAGACATCAAAGAAGAATTCTTTTTGTCTTTGCTTGTCCACATGAGGATCATTGCTCCTGTAGTTGTAGAGGAGAAGAAAGAGGAATACTTCATACCTTTTGTTTTACCTACTTTTACTCTGCAACAAAGAGATGAAATTCTTCTTCACTACGGACAACTTCTAGGACAGCCGTTGTTAGTTCAGTTTCGTTCTGGTCTCCTACCAAGAGGATTCTTCTGTTCTCTGATAGTTGAACTACTACAACATTCACCTAAAGGCTGGCACCCTCATTTCTCTCATGATGGTGTACACCACACCTTCAGTAATTTGATCACATTCAGTTTACCTGATGGTTATTCCTTGTCATTGTTTGATAAAGTGTCTTATCTTGAAGTGCAGATGAGGCACATTAATAATGATAGTCCATCTAGTATCCACATAAAGGCTTCTTACAATTATCTGGTATATGCTCTTACAGAAGTTTGTATTCACTTAAATTTTGATTATGAAAGATTACAGTATGGCTTTTTGTGTCAGTGTGGTAAAAGCACTGAAGATCATATTGCTGTTTTACCAGAAACACTTTCGTCTACTACAATTTATGCCCAATGTAGCATAAACAGTGTGTTCCGTATAAAACTGGAAGCTCCACAATTAATGTGGCTTGTATATAATGAAAATTATCTACCAGCTGAAAATG GATCAACTGATGATATGACTCCATTGACTGTTGTCAAGACACCTGATCAACCAGCCATCAAAA GACCAGCAATGAGGCTACTACATGAGGTGGTGATTCCCAGAATAGCAGCTGACTGGAGTTTGGTGGCTGATTATTTGGAGTATGAGGTGGAGGATAAAAAGTTGATTAGAGAGAAGTGTCACCATGATCCACTGAAATGTTGTGTGGAACTTTTGGAAAATTGGCTATCCACTGACAAAGGAGCTTCCCCTAAATCTTGGTCCAAGTTGATTGAGATTCTCAGACAGATCAAAATTCTTACATCAACAACAGAAAAGATAGTGCAAGATTTGGCTAAAGCAGGAGTTTTTGTGTAG
- the LOC136252233 gene encoding uncharacterized protein isoform X5, which translates to MAAQVQDEVDGTSVQVDDAFGVIIIGDCGVGKTSILLRFFKDVFYSNPVAEFDYISNFVKEVDVNGKLVKLHVWEPAELRFREDSIDKHYCSEADAVIMVYDCCDQGSYSSIDGWNYEMYCYLADKLDDNMPVIMVANKKDKLKEATEEATTNYIDFKIAQKKAATLGYMCMETSAKSGENIQKLFKMIAKTLVDNHCPKVPDTVNMLTERDVERKLILDRAKRLQQNLNKAKKQHGTLPVRFLKLFFTGSGAAGKTSFVNLLLKKRINKDHHSTNVVHSSHAVSCKMAAFQGSPDSINWIELGSDVEIGFLKSVLLPTKTTSSLPAPHTPQSTKDSVQPLQSLPTDILVKQSYKHPVQQEVSLKQWVTGLFVKSVKGSSLSTFQTILNSASQSTFTHRPGEVLNIITLLDTGGQPQYIHLLPTININPTVTFVVHDLSKSLDDQVLVEYSQHGKHIFTPYHLRYSNRDMIKLLMSSANDALERSPPKIPHLAPISSTNNSSYICLVGTHADKVPKQVKTKTADQLAALVDKTHCSKAAVWQTTEGSVLFSVDNSTAGSRLDEDPIANIIRNRIETLAREKEVYELPITWMLLELEIRQACAKKQKSYMSFDDCFALANKTGLISDKEEVRSVLLYHHLLGVLIYFAEVPGLCDYVITDHQWWFDKLSSIICVTFQQASLNRHDFHKLKYEGLFSKDLLQHIEWEEDIKEEFFLSLLVHMRIIAPVVVEEKKEEYFIPFVLPTFTLQQRDEILLHYGQLLGQPLLVQFRSGLLPRGFFCSLIVELLQHSPKGWHPHFSHDGVHHTFSNLITFSLPDGYSLSLFDKVSYLEVQMRHINNDSPSSIHIKASYNYLVYALTEVCIHLNFDYERLQYGFLCQCGKSTEDHIAVLPETLSSTTIYAQCSINSVFRIKLEAPQLMWLVYNENYLPAENGSTDDMTPLTVVKTPDQPAIKMLMQHRTSNEATT; encoded by the exons AGATTCAGGGAGGACTCGATAGACAAACATTATTGCTCCGAGGCTGATGCTGTTATAATGGTGTATGATTGCTGTGACCAGGGATCTTACAGCAGCATTGATGGGTGGAACTACGAGATGTACTGTTACCTTGCTGACAAACTTGATGACAACATGCCGGTGATCATGGTCGCAAACAAGAAAGACAAATTAAAGGAGGCAACGGAAGAAGCAACTACCAATTACATAGACTTCAAGATTGCACAGAAGAAGGCAGCAACTTTAGGCTACATGTGTATGGAAACAAGTGCCAAATCTGGCGAGAATATCCAAAAGTTGTTTAAAATGATAGCAAAGACATTAGTGGATAATCATTGTCCTAAAGTACCTGATACTGTGAACATG CTAACAGAAAGAGATGTAGAAAGGAAACTAATTCTTGATAGGGCTAAGCGGCTGCAGCAAAATCTTAATAAGGCTAAGAAGCAACATGGAACTCTTCCTGTGAgatttttaaaactgtttttTACAGGATCAGGAGCTGCTGGTAAAACTAGTTTTGTTAACTTGCTGTTGAAAAAGAGAATCAATAAAGATCACCACAGCACCAATGTTGTTCACAGTTCTCATGCTGTGTCTTGTAAAATGGCTGCTTTTCAAGGATCCCCTGACAGTATCAATTGGATTGAACTTGGCTCTGATGTTGAAATTGGTTTTCTGAAATCGGTTCTACTTCCAACAAAGACAACATCATCACTGCCAGCTCCTCACACACCACAATCTACGAAAGACTCCGTACAGCCTTTGCAGTCTTTACCTACAGATATTCTAGTCAAACAATCCTACAAACATCCTGTACAACAAGAGGTTTCTTTAAAGCAATGGGTTACTGGATTATTTGTGAAATCAGTTAAAGGTTCAAGTCTGTCCACTTTTCAAACCATTCTTAATTCAGCCTCCCAATCTACCTTCACTCATCGACCAGGAGAAGTACTAAACATCATCACTTTGCTGGACACTGGAGGTCAGCCACAATACATCCATTtgttacccacaatcaatattaACCCAACAGTAACTTTTGTTGTTCATGATTTATCCAAAAGCCTTGATGATCAAGTGTTGGTGGAGTACAGTCAACATGGCAAGCACATATTTACACCATatcatttgagatactctaaccgGGATATGATCAAGTTGTTAATGTCATCTGCAAATGATGCACTGGAAAGATCACCTCCAAAAATTCCACATCTAGCACCAATTTCCAGCACAAACAATTCTTCTTACATTTGCTTGGTGGGTACTCATGCAGATAAAGTACCAAAACAAgttaaaacaaaaacagcagaTCAGTTAGCTGCTCTGGTAGACAAAACACATTGCAGCAAAGCTGCTGTGTGGCAGACTACAGAAGGAAGTGTTCTGTTTTCAGTAGACAATTCTACTGCTGGTTCAAGGCTTGACGAAGATCCTATAGCAAACATAATTCGAAATAGGATTGAAACTCTAGCAAGAGAAAAAGAAGTTTATGAGTTGCCAATAACCTGGATGTTGTTGGAGCTGGAAATTAGGCAGGCTTGTGCTAAAAAGCAGAAATCATACATGTCATTTGATGATTGTTTTGCACTTGCCAATAAAACTGGTTTAATTTCTGATAAAGAAGAAGTCAGGAGTGTGTTATTGTACCACCACCTGTTGGGTGTGTTGATATACTTTGCAGAAGTTCCAGGATTGTGTGATTATGTCATTACTGACCACCAGTGGTGGTTTGATAAACtgagtagcatcatatgtgtcACTTTTCAACAAGCTTCTCTCAACCGTCACGATTTTCATAAACTAAAATATGAAGGTCTGTTCTCAAAGGATCTACTTCAGCACATTGAATGGGAAGAAGACATCAAAGAAGAATTCTTTTTGTCTTTGCTTGTCCACATGAGGATCATTGCTCCTGTAGTTGTAGAGGAGAAGAAAGAGGAATACTTCATACCTTTTGTTTTACCTACTTTTACTCTGCAACAAAGAGATGAAATTCTTCTTCACTACGGACAACTTCTAGGACAGCCGTTGTTAGTTCAGTTTCGTTCTGGTCTCCTACCAAGAGGATTCTTCTGTTCTCTGATAGTTGAACTACTACAACATTCACCTAAAGGCTGGCACCCTCATTTCTCTCATGATGGTGTACACCACACCTTCAGTAATTTGATCACATTCAGTTTACCTGATGGTTATTCCTTGTCATTGTTTGATAAAGTGTCTTATCTTGAAGTGCAGATGAGGCACATTAATAATGATAGTCCATCTAGTATCCACATAAAGGCTTCTTACAATTATCTGGTATATGCTCTTACAGAAGTTTGTATTCACTTAAATTTTGATTATGAAAGATTACAGTATGGCTTTTTGTGTCAGTGTGGTAAAAGCACTGAAGATCATATTGCTGTTTTACCAGAAACACTTTCGTCTACTACAATTTATGCCCAATGTAGCATAAACAGTGTGTTCCGTATAAAACTGGAAGCTCCACAATTAATGTGGCTTGTATATAATGAAAATTATCTACCAGCTGAAAATG GATCAACTGATGATATGACTCCATTGACTGTTGTCAAGACACCTGATCAACCAGCCATCAAAA TGTTAATGCAACACAGGACCAGCAATGAGGCTACTACATGA